The DNA region TTAGAGAGGCTCTTTGAAATTCAACCTCATCAATTTGGTTGTATTGTATTAAATTTACGTGGCATTGAAACCCTTTTAGCAAATTACTTAATTCATTAGCATGTTCTAATTTGTCATTAACCCCATTTAGCATTAAATATTCAAAACTTACCCTCCGACCAGTATCTTTTACATATTGCTTACAGTCTTCAATTATATTTTCGATCTTATAGTTTTTTGCACTTGGTATAATCGTTTCTCTTATGTTTTGGTTTGAAGCATGTAGGCTGATTGCTAATGTAAATTGACAATTACCTAAAATTTGAAAAGACTTTGCTGATAATTTACCTATCATTTTTGGAACAGCTACTGTACTTACAGTTATTTTTCTCTGACTGATATGAAAATCCTCATTTATAGATCTAATTGACAAAAGTAAGTCATCAATATTCAATAGGGGTTCGCCCATACCCATGAAAACAATATTAGTCACTTTTTTATTCAGTTCATTTTCGATAAATAAAATTTGATCTAAAATTTCACTTGCTTTTAAAGATCTCTTCAACCCTTCCTTGCCAGTTGCGCAAAATTTACAGTCCATTGGACAGCCAACTTGACTTGAGAGACAAGCAGTTAGTCTTTTTTCTGTTGGTATACCAACGCACTCAATACTCTCGTTATCATAAGTAGACAGTAATAACTTTAGAGTACCATCGTTAGCTATGTTTCTTTCTTGAATACTGAGGTCAGTTACTTTAAAACCATCATTCTTTAATTTATTTCTAAAATCTAAAGGTAAAACTTCTATTTGGTCTATATTTTTCTTCTTATTTCTATAGTTATAAATCCAATTATAGATTTGACGACCCCTAAAAGCAGCCTGACCATAATGTAAAGCCACATTTTCTAAATCTTTAACACTACTTCCGAGAAGATTTTTCAAATTAAGTAGTCTTTATCGCAAAAATATTTTTACCATAACAGCAAACCATGTTTTAAAAAGAATTCTGTAAGAATAAGCGCGATAAAACCAATCATGGCCATTCTTCCATTAAGTCTTTCATTATAAAAATGAAATCCATAACGAGGTAATTTTCTTTTGGGGACAATTTCTGGCTTAATCATCACTTACGTATTTAAAGAATCTATTCTAGTCACTGAAAATAATAATAGATAATATTTATTCATCAGACAAAAGGCCCTCCTCCTGCAATCCCTCAAGTGCGGCAGGATCTGGTAATTGATCTTCAGAAAATTGATTTTCAGCATTAGGCCTTGTGAAGGCCGCAAAATTACTTGAAGAAGAATCGATTCCATGTCTGGTTCGCGTTGTCTCCAAATCTTCATCACTAGGATCATCAAGTATTGCAGTGGAGTTAACCGAGGGTGATTGTGGCATATCAACTGTATAGTCTGGTCTTAAGTTCTGTGATCTTCTGTAGCCACCAGATTCTTCTGCAAGGATATCGGGATGAGGGCCAGCCTCTGAGGATAATTCCTCCACAAAACCGCTAAAACCAGTACCTGCAGGTATTAATCTACCGATAATAACATTTTCTTTTAAACCTCTTAACCAATCAGATTTACCTTCAATTGCAGCTTCCGTAAGAACCCTTGTTGTTTCTTGGAAAGATGCTGCTGAAATAAAGCTATCTGTATTCAGAGAGGCTTTAGTAATACCCAACAAAACAGGAGTAAATTCTGCTGGAGCTCCTCCTGTAATTGCCATTGCTTGGTTTGTATCTTCCACTTGTCTAAGCTCTATGAGTTCGCCAGGCAAAAGAGTAGTATCCCCAGCATCTTCTATGCGAACTTTACTTGTCATCTGTCTAACAATAACTTCAATATGCTTATCATCGATTGATACACCCTGTGACTTATAAACATTTTGCACCTCACTTACCATACTTCTTTGTAGTTTTGATATAGATTCTCGAGCTGCATCTATAAGAGGTTTTTGATCTTTTAGATCATTGAAAAAGCAATCTAATAGTTCATGTGGATTAACTGGACCATCAGTTAAAGATTCGCCACCTGTAACTTGTTGTCCATCACTAACCATTATATTTTTCCCAATTAATAATTGATATTCATTAACTAAATCATCTTTTTCAATAACCGATAAAGAAACTGATTCTTCATCATTACCTTGTTTAATCTGAACAATTCCAGATTTTCTACATAAAATCGCAGAATCTCTGGGTCTTCTAGCTTCTAACAACTCTTCAATACGAGGTAATCCTTGTACGATATCTCCAGTTTTCTGCCTCTCAAAAACAAGTAAAGCTAAACCATCTCCCCTAAGAACTAAATCTCCATCTCTAACATGTAAAACTGAATCAGGAGAAACCATATAAGGCCTGCCAAGTCTTAAGGTTGCTGAGCTATTAGATATTTCTTCTATTTCTCCACATGAAGTTGATTTAACAGATTTACTAATAGGATCACCATCAACCACACGATCACCAACTTTAACTACTGCTTTATCACTAATATTGATTTTAATTTTATCTTCTTCTCTCTCAACAATTAACCTTCTTATAGGCTCATCTTCAACAACATTTGGTAATTGAACCAGTCCCTTCTCTTTACAAAGAATTTGAGTAATAGCTATAACATCTCCTGCCTTTACTATTTGATTATTTTTGACTTTAAGTTCTGTATGTGTTGAGCCATGACTGGAGTCAGATATAGTATCTCTTCTTACAAGAATAGACTCTAATATGACAAGATTTAATCTTTTGAT from Prochlorococcus marinus XMU1410 includes:
- the rlmN gene encoding 23S rRNA (adenine(2503)-C(2))-methyltransferase RlmN, which gives rise to MKNLLGSSVKDLENVALHYGQAAFRGRQIYNWIYNYRNKKKNIDQIEVLPLDFRNKLKNDGFKVTDLSIQERNIANDGTLKLLLSTYDNESIECVGIPTEKRLTACLSSQVGCPMDCKFCATGKEGLKRSLKASEILDQILFIENELNKKVTNIVFMGMGEPLLNIDDLLLSIRSINEDFHISQRKITVSTVAVPKMIGKLSAKSFQILGNCQFTLAISLHASNQNIRETIIPSAKNYKIENIIEDCKQYVKDTGRRVSFEYLMLNGVNDKLEHANELSNLLKGFQCHVNLIQYNQIDEVEFQRASLKNLQSFQSRLSRNGIAVSLRKSRGLDKNAACGQLRQNAKVK
- a CDS encoding high light inducible protein; the protein is MIKPEIVPKRKLPRYGFHFYNERLNGRMAMIGFIALILTEFFLKHGLLLW